From the genome of Lotus japonicus ecotype B-129 chromosome 6, LjGifu_v1.2, one region includes:
- the LOC130724255 gene encoding uncharacterized GPI-anchored protein At1g61900-like, whose translation MDFSSLIPGISTFPPKVHVDPITVDLAIFKVLYYRILMGQGGTGDLKHVCSVHPLNLTEAACPVKNLNDFNDIVDTSKLLTACEKIDPVKECCYQICQNAKLEAATAIASKGSDILDMDASHVLPEHSIRINDCRNIVLRWVASKLDPSHAKKVLRGLSNCNVNKVCPLVLPDTKQVAKGCGHGIINKTACCNAMESYVSHLQKQSFIINLQALDCAETLAMKLKKSNITEDVYSLCQVSLKDFSLQVGNQEAGCLLPSLASDATFDMNSGICFLCDLNDNIPATWPSMYIKKQVSIC comes from the exons ATGGACTTCTCTTCCTTGATACCTGGGATCTCCACATTTCCACCGAAG GTGCACGTGGATCCCATAACAGTAGATTTAGCCATCTTCAAGGTCCTGTACTACCGGATTTTGATGGGCCAGGGTGGCACCGGTGATCTGAAGCACGTATGTTCGGTTCATCCTTTAAATCTCACCGAGGCAGCTTGCCCTGTTAAAAATTTGAATGATTTTAATGACATAGTTGATACTTCCAAGCTCCTTACTGCGTGTGAGAAAATTGATCCTGTAAAAGAATGTTGCTACCAAATTTGTCAGAATGCTAAATTAGAAGCAGCTACAGCAATTGCATCAAAAGGTTCTGACATTTTGGACATGGATGCATCACATGTTCTACCTGAGCATTCAATTCGGATCAATGATTGTAGAAATATAGTCCTCAGATGGGTTGCTAGTAAGCTTGATCCTTCTCATGCCAAGAAAGTTCTAAGAGGACTGTCTAATTGCAACGTGAACAAAG TTTGTCCACTGGTTCTCCCTGATACTAAGCAAGTTGCCAAGGGCTGTGGACATGGGATAATTAACAAGACAGCCTGCTGTAATGCCATGGAAAGCTATGTGTCTCACTTACAGAAGCAAAGCTTCATTATTAACTTGCAAGCTTTAGACTGTGCAGAAACTTTAgcaatgaaattaaaaaaatcaaatatcacTGAGGATGTTTATAGTCTTTGTCAGGTAAGCCTTAAGGATTTTTCCCTCCAAG TTGGGAATCAGG AGGCTGGTTGTCTATTACCTAGCTTGGCTTCGGATGCTACATTTGACATGAATTCTGGGATTTGCTTCCTTTGTGATTTGAATGACAATATTCCAGCTACCTGGCCTTCTATGTATATAAAGAAACAAGTATCAATTTGTTAG